CCTCATATCTGATCTCAACGGCGCCCTCTTTCAGGCTGGAAACGTGCCTGCGCGCTTCCTCAACATATTCTTCCCACATCAAAAGCCCCTCCTCAAGAGAAGCTCCCCTCAAATCGGTAAACACCCTCTCCGCGCCTATAAATTTGCGTACGAGATAGTACCTGTAGAGAGATTTGAACTTTCTGTGTCTGTCCTTCAGTCTAGAAAGCCCCTTTCTCCTCCGCGTCTTTAGACTGTTCACTATATCGAGCGGGTGGCGAATTATGTGTATTACCTTTGCGTCGGGGAAAATATCGAGCCACAAAGGCAGGATAAAGGTATTCCGGGGGTCCTTCCACCCCCATGGAATATCGAGCTTCAAAGGATTACGGTATTTTATATATTTCCGCAGTCCTAAAAAAGAAATAGCGTCAGGCGTACCCATAGTGAATCTTATAAATTCGCCGTAGAGAGCCCTGGCCTCTTCATCGGCGAGCAGGTACCTGATTGTGCCCGGATTTTCCAGCCCCCCGCTGCATTGTGTTAATAGCCAGTCATTTATATTCCTGAAGAATAAGGCTTCGTGGTTATGTGTAAGGTTGCTGCCTACAAAAAGACCTAGGTCGGCGAGC
The genomic region above belongs to Deltaproteobacteria bacterium and contains:
- a CDS encoding sulfotransferase is translated as MIIIGMSRSGTSMLTRMLADLGLFVGSNLTHNHEALFFRNINDWLLTQCSGGLENPGTIRYLLADEEARALYGEFIRFTMGTPDAISFLGLRKYIKYRNPLKLDIPWGWKDPRNTFILPLWLDIFPDAKVIHIIRHPLDIVNSLKTRRRKGLSRLKDRHRKFKSLYRYYLVRKFIGAERVFTDLRGASLEEGLLMWEEYVEEARRHVSSLKEGAVEIRYEDFLENPVAILNHLVDFCGLDAGAPEIQKSAGKVNKTRGFAYLKNPELKSFSARVAERLKSYGY